One Pomacea canaliculata isolate SZHN2017 linkage group LG9, ASM307304v1, whole genome shotgun sequence DNA segment encodes these proteins:
- the LOC112571793 gene encoding DCC-interacting protein 13-alpha-like isoform X1, translating to MPDMERLHLEDALEDSPQTRHLLMVFEKDAMQLKKFTINMHSCCQRIMSAQNELCAATQALAQQLRAYEIQKFPLESEDSILTSTLKQFSSYLDDISSIHQVLAQQFSETMMYPLNKFLQADLEEVTTMHEMFQMASQEHEQTLTRYMKLPRKKEERSRVEANEDLFSMRKKFHQTALHYYSALNALQYKRKCQLLEPVLGYLHAQRAFFPMGQDAVCKKEVEDFLSNIGASVQGVHAELGQETKRTVDLIDTIEKQSAHLYHAEPPIDMPFIPPNTGLAQKAGYLMHRSRQALIASKWERLYFFTQGGNLMCQSKDEVIKNQLDEVAGKLMLDLNEEGVLAEPAEVEDRRFTFQVTSPQSKKTIILQAENSRERDEWIATINNIVRDGGYVKGKSSLKKKDESTNQLGSELASPRQQSPGLETGSLVPSTTITPVEGLNLDAPIQFDLVSPVEGGLSLTPLIGPPNTTDARRINPFDQSGSELLSTPYDNAAFAQNFTVRFLGSMEVKQDRGEQLVHATIRQIMAARAIHNVFKMTESIMNVTSEGIRLLDPSTNSARVEFALQDVSFWATHPENNRLLGFITRNRSATPPGPNPVPGSLSFACHVFETNNSAEDICQAIKQATNIAFQALMDRKKGRTPQKPKPQPIINDKDTLWKPSETGRRGSGEIYLLVQTVDICAEHHRLRTFLLPQLSCPTVIKAEVGQGESAAISPDMCPDEESEA from the exons ACACGCCATCTCCTGATGGTATTTGAGAAAGATGCCATGCAGCTTAAAAAATTCACAATTAATATGCACAGCTGCTGTCAGAGAATCATGTCTGCTCAG AATGAACTTTGTGCTGCGACACAAGCCTTGGCACAGCAACTGCGAGCATATGAAATTCAG aaATTCCCATTGGAATCTGAAGACAGCATTTTGACCTCAACCTTGAAACAGTTTTCCAGCTATCTGGATGAT ATAAGTTCTATACATCAAGTATTAGCCCAGCAGTTCTCAGAGACTATGATGTATCCCCTCAACAAGTTCCTACAGGCAGATTTGGAAG AAGTAACCACTATGCATGAGATGTTCCAGATGGCTTCACAAG AGCATGAACAGACACTGACACGCTACATGAAGCTTCCTCGGAAAAAAGAGGAGAGGTCTCGTGTGGAAGCCAATGAGGACCTTTTCAGCATGCGCAAAAAGTTTCATCAG ACTGCACTTCATTACTACTCTGCACTGAATGCCCTGCAGTACAAGCGCAAGTGTCAGTTGCTGGAGCCTGTTTTAGGCTACCTTCATGCCCAACGTGCCTTTTTTCCAATGGGGCAGGATGCTGTTTGTAAAAAGGAAGTGGAAGACTTTCTGTCCAACATTGGTGCTAGTGTACAAGG AGTACATGCAGAACTGGGCCAAGAAACTAAGAGAACAGTGGACCTCATTGACACCATTGAGAAGCAGAGTGCTCACCTGTATCATGCTGAGCCACCCATCGACATGCCATTCATTCCACCTAACACAGGACTGGCTCAGAAGGCAGGGTACCTCATGCACCGCAG TCGGCAGGCATTGATTGCCAGCAAGTGGGAACGTTTGTACTTCTTTACACAAGGTGGCAATCTGATGTGCCAGTCTAAAGATGAG GTCATAAAAAACCAACTGGATGAA GTGGCAGGAAAGTTAATGCTGGATTTGAATGAGGAGGGAGTTCTTGCAGAGCCAGCGGAAGTGGAGGATAGAAGATTCACGTTCCAGGTGACATCTCCACAAAGTAAAAA aaCCATAATCTTGCAAGCTGAAAACAGCAGAGAACGTGATGAG TGGATTGCAACCATCAACAATATTGTGAGAGATGGGGGCTATGTCAAAGGAAAATCATCCTTAAAGAAAAAG GACGAAAGCACCAATCAGCTGGGATCTGAACTTGCATCACCACGTCAACAAAGCCCAGGCTT AGAAACAGGCTCATTGGTTCCCTCCACTACCATCACTCCTGTGGAAGGACTCAACCTGGACGCTCCAATCCAGTTTGATCTGGTATCTCCTGTGGAAGGGGGGTTGTCATTAACACCACTCATCGGTCCACCAAA TACAACAGATGCCAG GCGCATCAATCCTTTTGATCAGTCTGGTTCAGAACTGTTGAGTACACCATATGATAATGCTGCCTTTGCACAAAATTTCACTGTACGCTTTCTGGGGTCCATGGAAGTTAAGCAAGacagag GTGAACAACTGGTTCATGCAACTATCCGTCAGATCATGGCAGCTCGTGCCATCCACAATGTCTTCAAGATGACAGAATCTATCATGAATGTCACAAGTGAAGGCATAAG ACTATTAGATCCTTCAACTAACTCAGCCCGTGTTGAGTTTGCACTCCAAGATGTCTCCTTCTGGGCTACACACCCAGAGAACAACAG GCTTCTGGGGTTCATCACTCGCAATCGGTCAGCTACTCCCCCAGGACCCAACCCAGTGCCTGGTTCTTTGTCTTTTGCCTGCCATGTTTTTGAGACCAACAATTCTGCAGAAGAT atCTGCCAAGCCATCAAGCAGGCCACAAACATTGCCTTTCAAGCCCTGATG GACCGCAAGAAGGGCCGCACACCACAGAAGCCCAAGCCTCAGCCAATAATTAATGACAAG GATACACTTTGGAAACCATCAGAAACTGGAAGACGAGGATCGGGTGAGATCTACCTCTTAGTCCAGACGGTCGATATTTGTGCTGAGCACCACAGACTCCGAACCTTCCTTCTCCCCCAACTCTCTTGTCCCACAGTAATCAAGGCTGAGGTTGGTCAAGGAGAAAGTGCTGCTATATCACCTGACATGTGTCCTGATGAAGAGTCAGAAGCATAA
- the LOC112571793 gene encoding DCC-interacting protein 13-alpha-like isoform X4: protein MPDMERLHLEDALEDSPQTRHLLMVFEKDAMQLKKFTINMHSCCQRIMSAQNELCAATQALAQQLRAYEIQKFPLESEDSILTSTLKQFSSYLDDISSIHQVLAQQFSETMMYPLNKFLQADLEEVTTMHEMFQMASQEHEQTLTRYMKLPRKKEERSRVEANEDLFSMRKKFHQTALHYYSALNALQYKRKCQLLEPVLGYLHAQRAFFPMGQDAVCKKEVEDFLSNIGASVQGVHAELGQETKRTVDLIDTIEKQSAHLYHAEPPIDMPFIPPNTGLAQKAGYLMHRSRQALIASKWERLYFFTQGGNLMCQSKDEVIKNQLDEVAGKLMLDLNEEGVLAEPAEVEDRRFTFQVTSPQSKKTIILQAENSRERDEWIATINNIVRDGGYVKGKSSLKKKDESTNQLGSELASPRQQSPGLRINPFDQSGSELLSTPYDNAAFAQNFTVRFLGSMEVKQDRGEQLVHATIRQIMAARAIHNVFKMTESIMNVTSEGIRLLDPSTNSARVEFALQDVSFWATHPENNRLLGFITRNRSATPPGPNPVPGSLSFACHVFETNNSAEDICQAIKQATNIAFQALMDRKKGRTPQKPKPQPIINDKDTLWKPSETGRRGSGEIYLLVQTVDICAEHHRLRTFLLPQLSCPTVIKAEVGQGESAAISPDMCPDEESEA from the exons ACACGCCATCTCCTGATGGTATTTGAGAAAGATGCCATGCAGCTTAAAAAATTCACAATTAATATGCACAGCTGCTGTCAGAGAATCATGTCTGCTCAG AATGAACTTTGTGCTGCGACACAAGCCTTGGCACAGCAACTGCGAGCATATGAAATTCAG aaATTCCCATTGGAATCTGAAGACAGCATTTTGACCTCAACCTTGAAACAGTTTTCCAGCTATCTGGATGAT ATAAGTTCTATACATCAAGTATTAGCCCAGCAGTTCTCAGAGACTATGATGTATCCCCTCAACAAGTTCCTACAGGCAGATTTGGAAG AAGTAACCACTATGCATGAGATGTTCCAGATGGCTTCACAAG AGCATGAACAGACACTGACACGCTACATGAAGCTTCCTCGGAAAAAAGAGGAGAGGTCTCGTGTGGAAGCCAATGAGGACCTTTTCAGCATGCGCAAAAAGTTTCATCAG ACTGCACTTCATTACTACTCTGCACTGAATGCCCTGCAGTACAAGCGCAAGTGTCAGTTGCTGGAGCCTGTTTTAGGCTACCTTCATGCCCAACGTGCCTTTTTTCCAATGGGGCAGGATGCTGTTTGTAAAAAGGAAGTGGAAGACTTTCTGTCCAACATTGGTGCTAGTGTACAAGG AGTACATGCAGAACTGGGCCAAGAAACTAAGAGAACAGTGGACCTCATTGACACCATTGAGAAGCAGAGTGCTCACCTGTATCATGCTGAGCCACCCATCGACATGCCATTCATTCCACCTAACACAGGACTGGCTCAGAAGGCAGGGTACCTCATGCACCGCAG TCGGCAGGCATTGATTGCCAGCAAGTGGGAACGTTTGTACTTCTTTACACAAGGTGGCAATCTGATGTGCCAGTCTAAAGATGAG GTCATAAAAAACCAACTGGATGAA GTGGCAGGAAAGTTAATGCTGGATTTGAATGAGGAGGGAGTTCTTGCAGAGCCAGCGGAAGTGGAGGATAGAAGATTCACGTTCCAGGTGACATCTCCACAAAGTAAAAA aaCCATAATCTTGCAAGCTGAAAACAGCAGAGAACGTGATGAG TGGATTGCAACCATCAACAATATTGTGAGAGATGGGGGCTATGTCAAAGGAAAATCATCCTTAAAGAAAAAG GACGAAAGCACCAATCAGCTGGGATCTGAACTTGCATCACCACGTCAACAAAGCCCAGGCTT GCGCATCAATCCTTTTGATCAGTCTGGTTCAGAACTGTTGAGTACACCATATGATAATGCTGCCTTTGCACAAAATTTCACTGTACGCTTTCTGGGGTCCATGGAAGTTAAGCAAGacagag GTGAACAACTGGTTCATGCAACTATCCGTCAGATCATGGCAGCTCGTGCCATCCACAATGTCTTCAAGATGACAGAATCTATCATGAATGTCACAAGTGAAGGCATAAG ACTATTAGATCCTTCAACTAACTCAGCCCGTGTTGAGTTTGCACTCCAAGATGTCTCCTTCTGGGCTACACACCCAGAGAACAACAG GCTTCTGGGGTTCATCACTCGCAATCGGTCAGCTACTCCCCCAGGACCCAACCCAGTGCCTGGTTCTTTGTCTTTTGCCTGCCATGTTTTTGAGACCAACAATTCTGCAGAAGAT atCTGCCAAGCCATCAAGCAGGCCACAAACATTGCCTTTCAAGCCCTGATG GACCGCAAGAAGGGCCGCACACCACAGAAGCCCAAGCCTCAGCCAATAATTAATGACAAG GATACACTTTGGAAACCATCAGAAACTGGAAGACGAGGATCGGGTGAGATCTACCTCTTAGTCCAGACGGTCGATATTTGTGCTGAGCACCACAGACTCCGAACCTTCCTTCTCCCCCAACTCTCTTGTCCCACAGTAATCAAGGCTGAGGTTGGTCAAGGAGAAAGTGCTGCTATATCACCTGACATGTGTCCTGATGAAGAGTCAGAAGCATAA
- the LOC112571793 gene encoding DCC-interacting protein 13-alpha-like isoform X2, producing the protein MPDMERLHLEDALEDSPQTRHLLMVFEKDAMQLKKFTINMHSCCQRIMSAQNELCAATQALAQQLRAYEIQKFPLESEDSILTSTLKQFSSYLDDISSIHQVLAQQFSETMMYPLNKFLQADLEEVTTMHEMFQMASQEHEQTLTRYMKLPRKKEERSRVEANEDLFSMRKKFHQTALHYYSALNALQYKRKCQLLEPVLGYLHAQRAFFPMGQDAVCKKEVEDFLSNIGASVQGVHAELGQETKRTVDLIDTIEKQSAHLYHAEPPIDMPFIPPNTGLAQKAGYLMHRSRQALIASKWERLYFFTQGGNLMCQSKDEVIKNQLDEVAGKLMLDLNEEGVLAEPAEVEDRRFTFQVTSPQSKKTIILQAENSRERDEWIATINNIVRDGGYVKGKSSLKKKDESTNQLGSELASPRQQSPGLETGSLVPSTTITPVEGLNLDAPIQFDLVSPVEGGLSLTPLIGPPKRINPFDQSGSELLSTPYDNAAFAQNFTVRFLGSMEVKQDRGEQLVHATIRQIMAARAIHNVFKMTESIMNVTSEGIRLLDPSTNSARVEFALQDVSFWATHPENNRLLGFITRNRSATPPGPNPVPGSLSFACHVFETNNSAEDICQAIKQATNIAFQALMDRKKGRTPQKPKPQPIINDKDTLWKPSETGRRGSGEIYLLVQTVDICAEHHRLRTFLLPQLSCPTVIKAEVGQGESAAISPDMCPDEESEA; encoded by the exons ACACGCCATCTCCTGATGGTATTTGAGAAAGATGCCATGCAGCTTAAAAAATTCACAATTAATATGCACAGCTGCTGTCAGAGAATCATGTCTGCTCAG AATGAACTTTGTGCTGCGACACAAGCCTTGGCACAGCAACTGCGAGCATATGAAATTCAG aaATTCCCATTGGAATCTGAAGACAGCATTTTGACCTCAACCTTGAAACAGTTTTCCAGCTATCTGGATGAT ATAAGTTCTATACATCAAGTATTAGCCCAGCAGTTCTCAGAGACTATGATGTATCCCCTCAACAAGTTCCTACAGGCAGATTTGGAAG AAGTAACCACTATGCATGAGATGTTCCAGATGGCTTCACAAG AGCATGAACAGACACTGACACGCTACATGAAGCTTCCTCGGAAAAAAGAGGAGAGGTCTCGTGTGGAAGCCAATGAGGACCTTTTCAGCATGCGCAAAAAGTTTCATCAG ACTGCACTTCATTACTACTCTGCACTGAATGCCCTGCAGTACAAGCGCAAGTGTCAGTTGCTGGAGCCTGTTTTAGGCTACCTTCATGCCCAACGTGCCTTTTTTCCAATGGGGCAGGATGCTGTTTGTAAAAAGGAAGTGGAAGACTTTCTGTCCAACATTGGTGCTAGTGTACAAGG AGTACATGCAGAACTGGGCCAAGAAACTAAGAGAACAGTGGACCTCATTGACACCATTGAGAAGCAGAGTGCTCACCTGTATCATGCTGAGCCACCCATCGACATGCCATTCATTCCACCTAACACAGGACTGGCTCAGAAGGCAGGGTACCTCATGCACCGCAG TCGGCAGGCATTGATTGCCAGCAAGTGGGAACGTTTGTACTTCTTTACACAAGGTGGCAATCTGATGTGCCAGTCTAAAGATGAG GTCATAAAAAACCAACTGGATGAA GTGGCAGGAAAGTTAATGCTGGATTTGAATGAGGAGGGAGTTCTTGCAGAGCCAGCGGAAGTGGAGGATAGAAGATTCACGTTCCAGGTGACATCTCCACAAAGTAAAAA aaCCATAATCTTGCAAGCTGAAAACAGCAGAGAACGTGATGAG TGGATTGCAACCATCAACAATATTGTGAGAGATGGGGGCTATGTCAAAGGAAAATCATCCTTAAAGAAAAAG GACGAAAGCACCAATCAGCTGGGATCTGAACTTGCATCACCACGTCAACAAAGCCCAGGCTT AGAAACAGGCTCATTGGTTCCCTCCACTACCATCACTCCTGTGGAAGGACTCAACCTGGACGCTCCAATCCAGTTTGATCTGGTATCTCCTGTGGAAGGGGGGTTGTCATTAACACCACTCATCGGTCCACCAAA GCGCATCAATCCTTTTGATCAGTCTGGTTCAGAACTGTTGAGTACACCATATGATAATGCTGCCTTTGCACAAAATTTCACTGTACGCTTTCTGGGGTCCATGGAAGTTAAGCAAGacagag GTGAACAACTGGTTCATGCAACTATCCGTCAGATCATGGCAGCTCGTGCCATCCACAATGTCTTCAAGATGACAGAATCTATCATGAATGTCACAAGTGAAGGCATAAG ACTATTAGATCCTTCAACTAACTCAGCCCGTGTTGAGTTTGCACTCCAAGATGTCTCCTTCTGGGCTACACACCCAGAGAACAACAG GCTTCTGGGGTTCATCACTCGCAATCGGTCAGCTACTCCCCCAGGACCCAACCCAGTGCCTGGTTCTTTGTCTTTTGCCTGCCATGTTTTTGAGACCAACAATTCTGCAGAAGAT atCTGCCAAGCCATCAAGCAGGCCACAAACATTGCCTTTCAAGCCCTGATG GACCGCAAGAAGGGCCGCACACCACAGAAGCCCAAGCCTCAGCCAATAATTAATGACAAG GATACACTTTGGAAACCATCAGAAACTGGAAGACGAGGATCGGGTGAGATCTACCTCTTAGTCCAGACGGTCGATATTTGTGCTGAGCACCACAGACTCCGAACCTTCCTTCTCCCCCAACTCTCTTGTCCCACAGTAATCAAGGCTGAGGTTGGTCAAGGAGAAAGTGCTGCTATATCACCTGACATGTGTCCTGATGAAGAGTCAGAAGCATAA
- the LOC112571793 gene encoding DCC-interacting protein 13-alpha-like isoform X3: MPDMERLHLEDALEDSPQTRHLLMVFEKDAMQLKKFTINMHSCCQRIMSAQNELCAATQALAQQLRAYEIQKFPLESEDSILTSTLKQFSSYLDDISSIHQVLAQQFSETMMYPLNKFLQADLEEVTTMHEMFQMASQEHEQTLTRYMKLPRKKEERSRVEANEDLFSMRKKFHQTALHYYSALNALQYKRKCQLLEPVLGYLHAQRAFFPMGQDAVCKKEVEDFLSNIGASVQGVHAELGQETKRTVDLIDTIEKQSAHLYHAEPPIDMPFIPPNTGLAQKAGYLMHRSRQALIASKWERLYFFTQGGNLMCQSKDEVAGKLMLDLNEEGVLAEPAEVEDRRFTFQVTSPQSKKTIILQAENSRERDEWIATINNIVRDGGYVKGKSSLKKKDESTNQLGSELASPRQQSPGLETGSLVPSTTITPVEGLNLDAPIQFDLVSPVEGGLSLTPLIGPPNTTDARRINPFDQSGSELLSTPYDNAAFAQNFTVRFLGSMEVKQDRGEQLVHATIRQIMAARAIHNVFKMTESIMNVTSEGIRLLDPSTNSARVEFALQDVSFWATHPENNRLLGFITRNRSATPPGPNPVPGSLSFACHVFETNNSAEDICQAIKQATNIAFQALMDRKKGRTPQKPKPQPIINDKDTLWKPSETGRRGSGEIYLLVQTVDICAEHHRLRTFLLPQLSCPTVIKAEVGQGESAAISPDMCPDEESEA, translated from the exons ACACGCCATCTCCTGATGGTATTTGAGAAAGATGCCATGCAGCTTAAAAAATTCACAATTAATATGCACAGCTGCTGTCAGAGAATCATGTCTGCTCAG AATGAACTTTGTGCTGCGACACAAGCCTTGGCACAGCAACTGCGAGCATATGAAATTCAG aaATTCCCATTGGAATCTGAAGACAGCATTTTGACCTCAACCTTGAAACAGTTTTCCAGCTATCTGGATGAT ATAAGTTCTATACATCAAGTATTAGCCCAGCAGTTCTCAGAGACTATGATGTATCCCCTCAACAAGTTCCTACAGGCAGATTTGGAAG AAGTAACCACTATGCATGAGATGTTCCAGATGGCTTCACAAG AGCATGAACAGACACTGACACGCTACATGAAGCTTCCTCGGAAAAAAGAGGAGAGGTCTCGTGTGGAAGCCAATGAGGACCTTTTCAGCATGCGCAAAAAGTTTCATCAG ACTGCACTTCATTACTACTCTGCACTGAATGCCCTGCAGTACAAGCGCAAGTGTCAGTTGCTGGAGCCTGTTTTAGGCTACCTTCATGCCCAACGTGCCTTTTTTCCAATGGGGCAGGATGCTGTTTGTAAAAAGGAAGTGGAAGACTTTCTGTCCAACATTGGTGCTAGTGTACAAGG AGTACATGCAGAACTGGGCCAAGAAACTAAGAGAACAGTGGACCTCATTGACACCATTGAGAAGCAGAGTGCTCACCTGTATCATGCTGAGCCACCCATCGACATGCCATTCATTCCACCTAACACAGGACTGGCTCAGAAGGCAGGGTACCTCATGCACCGCAG TCGGCAGGCATTGATTGCCAGCAAGTGGGAACGTTTGTACTTCTTTACACAAGGTGGCAATCTGATGTGCCAGTCTAAAGATGAG GTGGCAGGAAAGTTAATGCTGGATTTGAATGAGGAGGGAGTTCTTGCAGAGCCAGCGGAAGTGGAGGATAGAAGATTCACGTTCCAGGTGACATCTCCACAAAGTAAAAA aaCCATAATCTTGCAAGCTGAAAACAGCAGAGAACGTGATGAG TGGATTGCAACCATCAACAATATTGTGAGAGATGGGGGCTATGTCAAAGGAAAATCATCCTTAAAGAAAAAG GACGAAAGCACCAATCAGCTGGGATCTGAACTTGCATCACCACGTCAACAAAGCCCAGGCTT AGAAACAGGCTCATTGGTTCCCTCCACTACCATCACTCCTGTGGAAGGACTCAACCTGGACGCTCCAATCCAGTTTGATCTGGTATCTCCTGTGGAAGGGGGGTTGTCATTAACACCACTCATCGGTCCACCAAA TACAACAGATGCCAG GCGCATCAATCCTTTTGATCAGTCTGGTTCAGAACTGTTGAGTACACCATATGATAATGCTGCCTTTGCACAAAATTTCACTGTACGCTTTCTGGGGTCCATGGAAGTTAAGCAAGacagag GTGAACAACTGGTTCATGCAACTATCCGTCAGATCATGGCAGCTCGTGCCATCCACAATGTCTTCAAGATGACAGAATCTATCATGAATGTCACAAGTGAAGGCATAAG ACTATTAGATCCTTCAACTAACTCAGCCCGTGTTGAGTTTGCACTCCAAGATGTCTCCTTCTGGGCTACACACCCAGAGAACAACAG GCTTCTGGGGTTCATCACTCGCAATCGGTCAGCTACTCCCCCAGGACCCAACCCAGTGCCTGGTTCTTTGTCTTTTGCCTGCCATGTTTTTGAGACCAACAATTCTGCAGAAGAT atCTGCCAAGCCATCAAGCAGGCCACAAACATTGCCTTTCAAGCCCTGATG GACCGCAAGAAGGGCCGCACACCACAGAAGCCCAAGCCTCAGCCAATAATTAATGACAAG GATACACTTTGGAAACCATCAGAAACTGGAAGACGAGGATCGGGTGAGATCTACCTCTTAGTCCAGACGGTCGATATTTGTGCTGAGCACCACAGACTCCGAACCTTCCTTCTCCCCCAACTCTCTTGTCCCACAGTAATCAAGGCTGAGGTTGGTCAAGGAGAAAGTGCTGCTATATCACCTGACATGTGTCCTGATGAAGAGTCAGAAGCATAA
- the LOC112571793 gene encoding DCC-interacting protein 13-alpha-like isoform X5 — protein sequence MPDMERLHLEDALEDSPQTRHLLMVFEKDAMQLKKFTINMHSCCQRIMSAQNELCAATQALAQQLRAYEIQKFPLESEDSILTSTLKQFSSYLDDISSIHQVLAQQFSETMMYPLNKFLQADLEEVTTMHEMFQMASQEHEQTLTRYMKLPRKKEERSRVEANEDLFSMRKKFHQTALHYYSALNALQYKRKCQLLEPVLGYLHAQRAFFPMGQDAVCKKEVEDFLSNIGASVQGVHAELGQETKRTVDLIDTIEKQSAHLYHAEPPIDMPFIPPNTGLAQKAGYLMHRSRQALIASKWERLYFFTQGGNLMCQSKDEVIKNQLDEVAGKLMLDLNEEGVLAEPAEVEDRRFTFQVTSPQSKKTIILQAENSRERDEWIATINNIVRDGGYVKGKSSLKKKDESTNQLGSELASPRQQSPGLETGSLVPSTTITPVEGLNLDAPIQFDLVSPVEGGLSLTPLIGPPNTTDARRINPFDQSGSELLSTPYDNAAFAQNFTVRFLGSMEVKQDRGEQLVHATIRQIMAARAIHNVFKMTESIMNVTSEGIRLLDPSTNSARVEFALQDVSFWATHPENNRLLGFITRNRSATPPGPNPVPGSLSFACHVFETNNSAEDICQAIKQATNIAFQALMKHQLDTQRPQEGPHTTEAQASANN from the exons ACACGCCATCTCCTGATGGTATTTGAGAAAGATGCCATGCAGCTTAAAAAATTCACAATTAATATGCACAGCTGCTGTCAGAGAATCATGTCTGCTCAG AATGAACTTTGTGCTGCGACACAAGCCTTGGCACAGCAACTGCGAGCATATGAAATTCAG aaATTCCCATTGGAATCTGAAGACAGCATTTTGACCTCAACCTTGAAACAGTTTTCCAGCTATCTGGATGAT ATAAGTTCTATACATCAAGTATTAGCCCAGCAGTTCTCAGAGACTATGATGTATCCCCTCAACAAGTTCCTACAGGCAGATTTGGAAG AAGTAACCACTATGCATGAGATGTTCCAGATGGCTTCACAAG AGCATGAACAGACACTGACACGCTACATGAAGCTTCCTCGGAAAAAAGAGGAGAGGTCTCGTGTGGAAGCCAATGAGGACCTTTTCAGCATGCGCAAAAAGTTTCATCAG ACTGCACTTCATTACTACTCTGCACTGAATGCCCTGCAGTACAAGCGCAAGTGTCAGTTGCTGGAGCCTGTTTTAGGCTACCTTCATGCCCAACGTGCCTTTTTTCCAATGGGGCAGGATGCTGTTTGTAAAAAGGAAGTGGAAGACTTTCTGTCCAACATTGGTGCTAGTGTACAAGG AGTACATGCAGAACTGGGCCAAGAAACTAAGAGAACAGTGGACCTCATTGACACCATTGAGAAGCAGAGTGCTCACCTGTATCATGCTGAGCCACCCATCGACATGCCATTCATTCCACCTAACACAGGACTGGCTCAGAAGGCAGGGTACCTCATGCACCGCAG TCGGCAGGCATTGATTGCCAGCAAGTGGGAACGTTTGTACTTCTTTACACAAGGTGGCAATCTGATGTGCCAGTCTAAAGATGAG GTCATAAAAAACCAACTGGATGAA GTGGCAGGAAAGTTAATGCTGGATTTGAATGAGGAGGGAGTTCTTGCAGAGCCAGCGGAAGTGGAGGATAGAAGATTCACGTTCCAGGTGACATCTCCACAAAGTAAAAA aaCCATAATCTTGCAAGCTGAAAACAGCAGAGAACGTGATGAG TGGATTGCAACCATCAACAATATTGTGAGAGATGGGGGCTATGTCAAAGGAAAATCATCCTTAAAGAAAAAG GACGAAAGCACCAATCAGCTGGGATCTGAACTTGCATCACCACGTCAACAAAGCCCAGGCTT AGAAACAGGCTCATTGGTTCCCTCCACTACCATCACTCCTGTGGAAGGACTCAACCTGGACGCTCCAATCCAGTTTGATCTGGTATCTCCTGTGGAAGGGGGGTTGTCATTAACACCACTCATCGGTCCACCAAA TACAACAGATGCCAG GCGCATCAATCCTTTTGATCAGTCTGGTTCAGAACTGTTGAGTACACCATATGATAATGCTGCCTTTGCACAAAATTTCACTGTACGCTTTCTGGGGTCCATGGAAGTTAAGCAAGacagag GTGAACAACTGGTTCATGCAACTATCCGTCAGATCATGGCAGCTCGTGCCATCCACAATGTCTTCAAGATGACAGAATCTATCATGAATGTCACAAGTGAAGGCATAAG ACTATTAGATCCTTCAACTAACTCAGCCCGTGTTGAGTTTGCACTCCAAGATGTCTCCTTCTGGGCTACACACCCAGAGAACAACAG GCTTCTGGGGTTCATCACTCGCAATCGGTCAGCTACTCCCCCAGGACCCAACCCAGTGCCTGGTTCTTTGTCTTTTGCCTGCCATGTTTTTGAGACCAACAATTCTGCAGAAGAT atCTGCCAAGCCATCAAGCAGGCCACAAACATTGCCTTTCAAGCCCTGATG AAACATCAGCTTGATACCCAGA GACCGCAAGAAGGGCCGCACACCACAGAAGCCCAAGCCTCAGCCAATAATTAA